TGCGTCGCTCCCGGCGTGCACGACGGACGGCCGCATCACGGTCGCACCCGAACGCGTCGTGGTCGGGGGCACCATCACGGCCACGATCGCGGTCGGCATGACGTGCCCCGAGGAACTGCGGGCGCGGTCGGCGGTCATCGTCGTCGGCGGGATCGACGCCGAGTGGCGCGCGGATGTCCAGGCGGCGCTTTTCGTCCTCGTGGATGCGTTGGGCGATGCCGGACGGTCGCGCGTGGCGCTGCTGTACGGCACGAATCCGGCCGGTGCGCCGCACTTCGCAGCGCTGCCCGACGAGCGGGACGCCGTCGTGGCGGCCATCGCCGCCCATGCCGCGCAGCCGGCGGGCACGGGGGCCGCATGGGCGGACCGAATCGAGGCGGCCGCCGCGGCGCTCGCCACGACTGGCCCGACGCAACGTCCGATGCTCGTCGTCATCGATGGCGCGCGCCCGGGCGGTGATGTCGGACCCGGGCTGGCCGTGCTGCGGCGGACGCTCCTCGGCTTGCCCGACCGGCTCGGCCTCGGGCTCCTGATCGACGTGTCGCCGGATGCGTGGCTGCGCGGCATCGGCCAAGGCGGCGCGGTGCCGGACACCGTCGCGCTCTACGTCAGGCCGAGTGCGCTCGACGGACTGAGCGGCGTGATCATGGACATCGTGGTGGCACTGCAGGCGCCGATCGGCGATTGGGTCCTTGACTTCGGCTTGCCTTCGAACTTCGTCATCGAGCGCACGCGCATCGCTGTCGCGCCACTTTGGCAGCCGAGTGATGCCTTTCCGTGGCAGGGCCGTGCAGCGTCGCACGCGCTGGCGGCCACGGGCGAGGTCGTGTTCCGAGCCGTCCGCCCCGGCGAGGTCCGGCTTGGCGCCAGCCTCACAGGCATCCGCGGCCGCGCCCAACTCACACGCGCCGCACTTGCGCCGTCGGCGGCGATCTGCGTCTTCCCGCCCGGCCTCGAAGCGGCGTGCGGTCGGCTGCCCCCCGACGACCGCGGCACGGCGACCCCGGTTCCGGCGCTGCCGCGGCCGCCGCCCACGCCGTTCCGTGGCCCGCAGCCCGCGACGCCCACGGCCCGCCCGGCGTCGCACGTCCTCTACCTGCCCGTGGCGAGGCGATAGCCACCGCCGCGCCGTCCCGACCACGACCGGTCAGGCCGGCAGGACCTCGAGCGCCTGCGCCCAGACCTCGTCGATCGTGTCCGCATAGATGAACGTCAGCTCGGCGGCCGCGTCTGCGGGCACGTCGTCGACGTCCGTGCGGTTGCGCTGTGGGAGGATGACGGTCTTGATCCCGGCGCGGTGGGCGGCCAGCACCTTTTCCTTGATCCCGCCGACCGGCAGGACCTTGCCGCGCAGCGTGATCTCGCCGGTCATCGCGACATCGCTCCGGACCGGGCGGCCGGTGAGGAGAGACGCCAGCGCCGTGGCCATCGTCACGCCGGCGCTCGGGCCGTCCTTGGGCGTTGCGCCGGCCGGCACGTGAACGTGGATGTCGTGGCTGGCGAAGAAGTCGTCCGAGAGGCCGAGTGATGCGCCGTGGGCGCGAACGTAGCTGAGCGCGGCCTGAGCGCTCTCCTTCATCACGTCGCCCAGCTGGCCGGTGAGCGTGAATCCCTTGGCCCCTGGCGCGGCGCTGGCCTCGATGAACAGGACGTCGCCGCCGAACGGGGTGTAGGCCAAGCCCGTGGCCACCCCCGCGACGCTCGTCCGCTCGGCCACTTCGTTGAAGTACCGCGGCGGCCGCAGGTAGCCGACAAGATCCCCTTCGTCGACGACCGTCGACATCGCCTTCACGGCCACGGCCGCTCCGTCGCCCCCCGCCGCCTTCGTCCCGGTGGTTCCCGTCCCGTCGCCCCCGCTCGCCCCCGCCGCCACCCGCACCGCCACCTTGCGCGCCACCTTGCCGATCTCCCGCTCAAGGTTGCGCACCCCGGCTTCGCGCGTGTAGTGGCGGATCAGCTGGCGCAGCGCGGCGTCCGTGAATGCCAGCTCGTCCGGCCGGAGGCCCGCCTCCGTCAGCTGGCGCGGCACAAGGTAATCGCGGGCGATATGGACTTTGTCGGTCTCGGTGTAGCCCGCAAGGTCGATGATCTCGAGCCGATCCCGCAGCGGGCCGGAGATCTGTGAAAGCTCATTGGCCGTGGCGATGAACAAGACGTCGGAGAGGTCGAACGGGACGTCGAGATAGAGGTCGCGGAACTCACCGTTCTGGGCCGGGTCGAGCACCTCCAGCAGCGCGCTCTCCGGATCGCCGCGGAAGCTCGCTCCGACCTTGTCGATCTCGTCCAGAATGAAGACCGGATTCCGCGATCCGGCACGCTTGATCCCTTGGACGATCCGGCCCGGCATCGCGCCGACATACGTCCGCCGGTGCCCACGGATCTCGGCCTCGTCCCGCATGCCGCCGAGGCTCATCCGCACGAACTGGCGGCCGAGCGCGCGCGCGATCGAGCGGCCCAGGCTCGTCTTGCCGACGCCGGGCGGGCCGACGAGGCACAGGATCGCACCGGCGACGTCGTCCGCCACGATCGGCGCCACGGCTTCGCCGATCGGCACGTCGGCATCGCCGGCCGCGTCGCGGGCGGTCTGGGCCGCGCGCTCCGTGCGCAGCTTCTGGACGGCCAGGACCTCGAGGATCCGCTGCTTCACGTCCTCGAGGTCGTAATGGTCCTCGTCGAGCACGGTGCGGGCATGGCCGATGTCGAGGTTGTCCGGCGTCGTGGCCTGCCATGGGAGGCTGACCATCCAGTCGAGATACGTCCGGATGACGCCGTACTCGGCGGCGGCCTCCGGCAGGCTCTCCAGGCGCGCGAGCTCGCGCAGCGCCTCCTTCTCGGCTTCGGCAGGCATGCCGCTCTCGACGATCTTGGCCTTCAGCCCCTCGAGCTCCGCCTCGCCCTCCTCCTCGCCAAGCTCCTTCTTGATCGCCCGCAGTTGCTGGCGCAGGAAGAACTCGCGCTGCATCTTCTCCATCTCGCCGCGCGCTTCGGACTGGATCTTCCGGCCGAGCTCGAGCACTTCGAGCTCGCGGCCCAGGATCGCCATGAGGGCGCGAAGGCGTTCCTGGACGGTTTCCATCGCCAGGATCTTCTGCGCGTCCGGCGCGTCCATCCGCGTGTTGGAGGCGATGAAGTACGACAGGGCGCGCGCGTCGTCGATCCGTTCCAACGCCTCGCCCAGCTCCTCGGGCAGCTGCGGCACGAGCTCGATCAGGCGCTGGAACATCTCGACCGCGCTGCGGCGCAACGCCTCGGCGGCAACGCTCTCGTCCGGAGGATCCGGGATCAGCGTGACCTTCGCCTTCAGATACGGTTCGGTGGCCACCCACTCGTCGATCCGGAAGCGCTCAAGGCCCTGCACGAACAGGCCGACGTTGCCCTCCGACCCCTTGACCATGCGGTGCACGTGCGCCGCCGTGCCGACGACGTGCAGTCCGTCCGGACCCGGTTCGGGCACGTCCGGGTCGGTCATGAGGACGAGGCCAACGATCCGCTCGCCGACCGACACGTCCTCGGCCAAGCGGACGGACCTGGCCTGACCGACGGCCACCGGCTGGAAGGCCATCGGGAACACGACGACGTTGCGAAGGGGCAGGAT
Above is a window of Candidatus Avedoeria danica DNA encoding:
- the lon gene encoding endopeptidase La, producing MAFQPVAVGQARSVRLAEDVSVGERIVGLVLMTDPDVPEPGPDGLHVVGTAAHVHRMVKGSEGNVGLFVQGLERFRIDEWVATEPYLKAKVTLIPDPPDESVAAEALRRSAVEMFQRLIELVPQLPEELGEALERIDDARALSYFIASNTRMDAPDAQKILAMETVQERLRALMAILGRELEVLELGRKIQSEARGEMEKMQREFFLRQQLRAIKKELGEEEGEAELEGLKAKIVESGMPAEAEKEALRELARLESLPEAAAEYGVIRTYLDWMVSLPWQATTPDNLDIGHARTVLDEDHYDLEDVKQRILEVLAVQKLRTERAAQTARDAAGDADVPIGEAVAPIVADDVAGAILCLVGPPGVGKTSLGRSIARALGRQFVRMSLGGMRDEAEIRGHRRTYVGAMPGRIVQGIKRAGSRNPVFILDEIDKVGASFRGDPESALLEVLDPAQNGEFRDLYLDVPFDLSDVLFIATANELSQISGPLRDRLEIIDLAGYTETDKVHIARDYLVPRQLTEAGLRPDELAFTDAALRQLIRHYTREAGVRNLEREIGKVARKVAVRVAAGASGGDGTGTTGTKAAGGDGAAVAVKAMSTVVDEGDLVGYLRPPRYFNEVAERTSVAGVATGLAYTPFGGDVLFIEASAAPGAKGFTLTGQLGDVMKESAQAALSYVRAHGASLGLSDDFFASHDIHVHVPAGATPKDGPSAGVTMATALASLLTGRPVRSDVAMTGEITLRGKVLPVGGIKEKVLAAHRAGIKTVILPQRNRTDVDDVPADAAAELTFIYADTIDEVWAQALEVLPA